One genomic window of Streptomyces sp. NBC_01276 includes the following:
- the npdG gene encoding NADPH-dependent F420 reductase — MTSSDSTQKPPAKDPWDLPDVSGLTVGVLGGTGDQGRGLAYRLARAGQKVIIGSRAADRARAAADELGLGVEGADNAECARRSDIVIIAVPWEGHAKTLEALREDLAGKLVVDCVNPLGFDKQGAYALRVEEGSAAQQAAALLPDSRVTAAFHHLSAVLLQDASVEEIDTDVMVLGESRADTDLVQALAARIPGMRGVFAGRLRNAHQVEAMVANLISTNRRYKAHAGLRLTDV, encoded by the coding sequence ATGACTTCCTCAGACAGCACGCAGAAGCCGCCGGCCAAGGACCCCTGGGACCTGCCGGACGTCTCGGGCCTGACCGTCGGCGTCCTCGGCGGCACCGGCGACCAGGGCCGCGGCCTCGCCTACCGCCTGGCGCGGGCCGGCCAGAAGGTGATCATCGGCTCCCGCGCCGCCGACCGCGCACGCGCCGCCGCCGACGAACTCGGCCTCGGCGTGGAGGGCGCCGACAACGCCGAGTGCGCCCGCCGCAGCGACATCGTGATCATCGCGGTGCCGTGGGAGGGCCACGCCAAGACCCTCGAAGCCCTCCGCGAGGACCTCGCGGGCAAGCTCGTCGTCGACTGCGTCAACCCGCTCGGCTTCGACAAGCAGGGCGCCTACGCCCTCCGCGTCGAGGAGGGCAGCGCCGCCCAGCAGGCCGCCGCCCTGCTGCCGGACTCCCGCGTCACCGCCGCCTTCCACCACCTCTCCGCCGTCCTCCTCCAGGACGCCTCGGTGGAGGAGATCGACACCGACGTCATGGTCCTCGGCGAGTCCCGCGCCGACACCGACCTCGTCCAGGCCCTCGCGGCCCGCATCCCGGGCATGCGCGGCGTCTTCGCGGGCCGACTGCGCAACGCCCACCAGGTCGAGGCCATGGTCGCCAACCTGATCTCCACCAACCGCCGCTACAAGGCCCACGCCGGCCTCCGCCTCACCGACGTCTGA